CTACGGAAAAacattttttctttacattacaaTTTAATGTTCATATTTCTACTTCGGTGTTCTTTCTTCCTGTTTTGATCATGCTAGCAGCAGCTTACATAATCATGTGTTCTCTTTCTAGCACACATGTAACCGAATGTAGTTAACGCGCCACAACTGCGTGCACTCACAATACTGCCACGGCAGTTTACGACTCCACAAATGAAGTATACAAAACAACGGCGATTGGCTTATGCTTCCTTCCTTCAAGAATTGTTCCTATCTTCATATATTTGAGCCCCACTTCGTCGCTAGGTATCCTTCAGGAACGTACGCCACTGCAAAATTCTGAGAGCAGGTATAAGTCATCACCTCATTTCGCCGACAAAAATAGTTGCGTGCACAGCGACGAATAAAGACAAGGAAGAGGAGTCGGCTGCTAGCGTGTATGTAGGATAATCCACACGGACCCAATCCATTGGCTTTATTTAGCGTTTTTGCGCAGGAACCACTAGAGCGATATCTCTTTTTTGGGGGGTTATTCAAGTACGTTCTGCGCTTAAATCTTACACGTTTAGAATCGTCAAACATTAACatctgatttcggttttgctacAGACCACCGAACGGCCCCGGCTTTTGTTTCGGGTTTTTGCTTACGGCGTACATGACAACATGCTTGCATAAGACACAAATTTTTGGCAACATTTTCTGTATAATTCCATTTTGTTTTGCTCTCGCCATGTTTCAATTGCATTTTTTATCCTCATGAGGTGACTTCGCTATTTGGAACACGTTTGCCTTATCTGATTTATTTCTTTTCCTTACACGTGATGTACCGCCTGAACTACGTAAGCTTTAACAGACGTACTTTTTTAAAGAATTATgtgcgccaggcccgtagccaggattgtttttcgggggggtggggggagggggcacttgctgaaaaccttgtcttttgagaaaaacacctatttttattatttatttttgactAAAACACCTACTTAatcaaaaattttggggggttgggggccgggcccctagcccccctcaccccccccccctggctacgggcctgctgtacGCCTCGCTCCAATAACACAGCCGAATGATATTGATTCCATCTAGTCGTGCGTCGGGTTTGACCTACAAATACGTTTAAACGTGGAGCGGTCATGGCAGTTCTCCGCATGATAAATTacagggtttcacgtgccaaataCACAACATAATCATGTATTGAACTTACAGTGCTGATATACAGAAGGGGAATGATCGATGACATAGAGCGGCTAAAAGCAGGCATCGAACACGTTGTACGCAGCGGTCGGTGTGGCTGTCTAAGAATAAGAACGACATTTGATTTCAAGCGCCATTAATGCTGCTTGAAATCAAGCAGCAGTGAGCACGGCGTGTTGCATGGACAGCTGCTTGTGTGGCGATGTTAACGCGCAATAAATGTCCAACCGATCATTTAGCGATCAAAAGTAACGAAAAAATTGATCGGAATGGATGCTAGAGCGCCTCTCATGTTAATTTTaaatgcagagcactttaggggaccgggTTATCGTCCATCTATCTCatgtgatcacgctcacagcaaAACGCTCAATACAGGCCACAACAACTCGGCTTAAAATCaatgaacaaggtctaaaataacataATTAACAAAAGCAGCCGAGAAGTTGTCGCATCAATTATCTTCAAATCGCTGAAACGTTTCGGAAACATGGGGCAGACTCTAGCAGgctgcaagagagggcgccaccgcctcgccgagagAGCGAATGCCACTCCCCCTGCGCCGCCTCGGCGTCGGCGCTGCGCCGCTACGCGACCCAGCGCCGACGCAGAGGGGGGAAACAACccgacggaactcgctgcagatgacgcgtatctcaactgccgtaagaagcaggaagtcgatacatcttagcaaaaagtagcgcgcatgtcgcacaccgagtttgtgaaTCCGCCTAtcaagattctactcgtgtcgAGGAAACCTTATATGCTCttctcaaacattggcgtcattgaCGCTATGGTAAACGGAGCAGCAGTAattctacgaacgggaatcgctgggtacaCGTGCGACGCCCTTCCACATATTTCAGAGTGGTGGACCGCCGTACGTTTTCCTTCTACATTTCAGTACTGGCCTAGGAGCCTTTCTGAAAAACCTTTTCTCACAGCGTTATGCATAAAATGTTGAACCATATAACTCCCGATTCCAGCCTTACGAGAAATGGCTCTAAAGCAAGCTTCATAACATACTGAATACTCGAAGCGCGCCAAAAGACATACACAGTACAGGCTTAACAACTATAACCATTGGAAACAAGATAGTAAAGGCGCATCAGAAAAGACAGAGACATGAGGCGAAGTCGCatgtgctttttttattttaaatctATTCCGCATAATCTCATTATATACAAATATATCTACTACCTGCTGCATTCTCTGgcagttttacacagcacttcgCTCGCACTGAGCGCTGGGGTTAGGTGTTTCTCAATGAACTGAAACTctagaagaatgaaaaaaaaaaccatgacaCATCCCACCTTAACACATGGTACTTTCAAAGCCCAGAAAACGAAATATGGGATTTTGCTCTTTCCGCACAACGGAAATATCTTTGCAACAACTACGATATGCCTCAGCCACTCTGTAACTCAGCAAGAATGATTTCTTTTATTCAACTTCTTGCCATAGGTGCGTAATCGTTCCTCATTTATTTCTATAGAATGTTCGTTACTGTACAAAACATTAGTCGCCTTTGCCAGACATTTCCTGTATGCGCTGTGTGCTCCTGCAATCCAGGAACCACGGTCTCTATTTACATGTGCTTGTACACTCACCACATAGTGCACACATTGTTGATACGCTCCGTCTGTGCCGAAAGAGTACAGGCCACTGCGCTTGCACACCGTCTTCTGGCAATACCATTGCGCTGTCCTGGTTGCATGAATGCTGAATAAATGCGAGATGTTAAGTAACAGTTACTGCCTAATTGCATATGACGCACAAATAAGGAAGAAGAAATGAGGCAGTACAAATGCGCGTGTTTGTATTTCTCGTCGTTTTGCTTACGAAATTGCTTACCTCGAACCCATTCGTTCCCACGTGGGGAGTGAGGGGGTGGCTATTGTCTAGGTGGCGTCCGTATGTAGAAACCGAAtacagacaaacaaaaataatgaaaaatatGTAGACAGTGCAACTGTAAGAGTGCGCTGGAAATCTGTCTCCATATAAATACGGCGGCCCTACGATTATCATTTATTGTTCTGCCATCTACAGCTATGCTATTTTATCAAACATGCAAAGTATTACGTCGTATGATGTACTAGCGCACTCGCTTTCCAAAGCAGTGCTTGACATTTGCGCGTACACTTCGGgaagatatgggcgaaattttgcACTCAGTGGCTTGTACTCTGACGACAAAACAAAAGCGCAGTATTTGTACAAGTATGCAGTTATCGAACGGCAATATGTCGCAGTATAAATATGTGTATTTCTTCTGCGGGTGGGCAGCATTTCTTTAGCTTGATTATCTCTCTGGTGTCAAGGCAATGGAGAAGTCACGTTGATATGAAAAAAACATTGAGGCCCCGTCGGTGGTCTTCCTGTTCATTTCGCTGCTTTTCTATTGGACAGATGCGTACAAGCTGTGCCGTTGGAGCGACGAACGATATTTCATCTCTGCtgtggaaagaaaagaaacagacagCGGTAAGAACGTAACAATCAGCAGACAGAATAACTGATGCTTCATTCGTATCCATGGTCTTACAAAAATACAGCGTACAATTTTGACAATATTTCCTTTCTGAACACGTCAAACCGAGAAAGTGGGACAAATAAATATATACAATAATGCAACTTATGAaatcttttcttttcttactgCACGCGCTTACTGCACGTACTTACTGCCTTACTGCACATGATTCCCGACCCTTGGTTTCAAGGGCTCGAATGAGGCATTAGCGCTGCTTGTAAATAACCTACCTAGACTTACGAAGTAGACTTACCTTAATTATCACCTCTTGTATTTTAATGTTATAGGTACCCTCACTTAGCATTGGCATAATTTTAGTACATTCTTAACTTTTACATGCTTAGACGATctattttaggcctctatacagccttTTACACCAACGAGCCATCTCATTGACAACTCATTCCCACTTTGTGTCTGGCAGTCTTTGGTCAAAAGTGGCccttgtgccaaaaaaaaaacctattaaTAATAAACATCATCGTTACTTAAATCGCCATCTCGTGCTACCAGGAGAAGGCGAACAGCCAGTGCGTGAAGGACACAATTATCTTTACTCGAAAAAGCATGACGTAGTTATTAACGTTAAGGTCTTgctcttcttttgttgttgttacgtACGCATAACGTTCCTAAGGAGATAAAAAAGATGAATAATGCCTCTTTATTTCCCAATCAGCAAGTGTCGTCCACAATCCAGAAGTAGTGCCAAGTACAAGTTGCGCGTCATGTACCCACCCTGCTCAAGTCGCTCCAGGTCCCTGTCACACTCGGTGTCCGACATTTCATTAAACTCAGGCAAATTTCCTCCAGTACAAGGCGTGTGAAATGCGCTCAAGTGCAAGTCCCGTTCACTTAAACACCACCTGACGAAAAAGGGAAAAATAAATACAGCAATAATTTAAGCGAGAGAAAAAGTAGCATCAGGGAAGAGTACACTCTGCAAATAGATTGAACTGTACAGCAATACCACGTAGAAACGCGCGTGCTTTCGAATCCGCGTTCAGCAACTGCTGACGCACTTCTGCATCACTAACACAGGATGCATGATTCGTGCACGCGCACGGCGTGTGTGAATTGGCGCAGCACGAAAAACAGTGCAAAACGAATTAGGAATAAAGAAAAGTAAACATTACTGAATAAGCTGCTCATTGCACTTGAACAAATGGGACACCTGAGTTACTGTTTTGGCCGGTTGGTGTACACTGTGCATATGCATAGTCGTCTTACAAACACAGGCCGGTTCACGGGGATTGACCGCATGAGTTGTGCTTCAGAGAGATCTAAATGCTAATGGATGAGGCCGCAATGTACCCATCCCATCAAAGAAGTCCCGCATTTCTGAAGCGTGTCTTTTCCGTTTTCATCCCTGTTTATCAATGTATTTGCAtgctattgaaataaaaaaaaacgggtaGAAAGCCGCAGCGCCAATATATGTCGCTATCACGTCTCGCCGAACGCTGTGCACGCTAACAGCAGCTATGAACTCAGACAACGAAGGACTTTTAGGAATATCGCACAAGATCTTGGAGTTGACGGTCGCATTGTTTTGCACTACAGGCCGGCTGAAAATTGCAGTATGTTATTACCCATTATTTTTAATGTGAGTTAAGGAACGGCCTTACAGAACTACCGCGATGCGCTGCAACGGTCAATTCGCCAATTGTCGATCATTATAATGTATCTAGATGTAGCTTCATGTCATCGGCAAAATATAATAATTCGCGTTAAGAAATCGATCAGAAACAAAGTTTCACCATAGCGAGCCGCGTATGTCCATCTCTTGAGTGAGCTTTTTTATAACGATAAAAAAAGCACTAACAACAAAGAGGTATCTATTGTACTCCTCAAGACTGCATTATACCCAATAGAGCTACGAATACAGCACTCGCGAAGTATTTCACAAATCTTTTTGTCAATCCTTTCGTCATAATCTTTAGTACTTTTACGTTTCTAGTCGTATATTTTATCACATTACCAAGATACAATCAACACACGACAGTGCGTACGTCAAGTCCACGCTGGAGACAACAGTCGCTCAGGAAATGCATGCAGCACAGCTGAGTGTTTGGTGAAAGCAGGAAAAAACGTGCCAGGGGACATCGATGGagtgaaagaggaggagaaagaGAACATGAGGGTTGGCAGACCTACCTAGCGGGGTCTACAGGAGGGCGGGTATTTACCTGTCCGGCCGGTCGGACTCGCCGGGCTCGGACCAGCGATAAGCGGTGCCCGACGAGTGATTGATGGGTTCTTGACAGCCGCTATAACCGTACGCCGACGGGCGCCCTTTACCAGCGAGCCGCTGATAGTACTGCTCCTTTTTGCACATTTCTGCAAGAAAGTGAGGAATGTGTGTTACACAACTATTCGCTATTGAAACGGCATATGCTATGACGGGTTGAAATTATTCACGCATCATAGTGGTATCtcttttgtgaagtaaggaatgCAGCCAAAATACCTTTGAAGTTATAGCTTTCGTATTTGTACTTATGATCCACATATCATCCCACTAGGAAGGCAAAACGCTTCTTATCTACACGTAAGTTCGAGAAAGCTAGCTTACTATCCACACCTATGTTAATTCTTAAATAACAGCATCAAAAATAAAACTTCAGTCTTTGTATAAAGGCTTCTGTTATTGCATTAGCATTCGCGGATATGCCACTTTCAATGCCAATCACACAGGAAGCATGGTACTCACCTATGTGGTTTTGGAGCTTGTCGTTACATAACGAGTGCTTAAGTTCGCTTTTGAATGCATgtgatttctgaaaaaaaaaaaaaagaccgaatGGATGAATACATGAATTGGTCATGCACTGGCATTCTTTTTTTGTCATGTCACACCATGTTTGATTCTCCCTCTGAGGCGCGCTGCTAATTTTAATAGCGAGAAATGCTTTGTCATTGAGCGCGCATAAAGCGCTCATCTCTTGTTACAATCTTCAGCATGTCCTTCAAAGAGGTAATTATTCAATTGCCGCCGTGAGAACAAACCTAACTTCTGAAGTGCCATTTAGTATAATGTACTGGCGTCATACTGGTGCTGCGAGACAATGCTCTTGTATTTTATTAGGCCTGGTAGCATTACAACAACCAACTTATCTAAGAGTCAAGGATATCTAATGCCAATCCATATTTCTTAAGTTTTACGTATTGAGGTAAATAGTCTGGATGAATATTTTTATCATCGTCCACCGGCCAAGTCAAAGCGTCCCAGTATGtcgccatcgcattcattgctgcatTTCAAGTCTCCGCCAACCCGGTATCACGTAAAGATAATATGTTCACTGATAAGATCACTACGAACAACGTGGGGTTAGGcgtgttggtattccatttcagcaTATATCACAGGAAACAAGGACAGACTAAAATACGATGAAGACAGGCGCTAGAGGACAATACGTAAACTCACTGTCCTTTCTTCGTCGCATTTCACTATGTCCTTGTGTAGTGCCCTGGTATATATGCTAAAATGATAAGTCATTCAATCCCCTCCTAGTTTACAAGAACCCTTACCGAGCCGTCCCGCGGGTGCTGAGGCACGTCGTACGTGTGCTCGACCATCCTAGCCGAGGCGTACGGTGACATGGAGACTCCAGCAGCGGCCATGGCGCGGGGGCAAGGCTCGTCACCGTCGTCGCCTTCGCTGCCACGTCGAGAGATGTCGGGCAGCTTAGAGGATGCGTACGGCGACGGGTAGTACTCGCGGCTGCCTGCGTCACCACCACCGCAACCTCCGTGAGGCTTTTCTAGTTCGGACATGATGAGCGAGTCCATCTTCAGGTCCTCACACATGCGCACACCTGTTGACAAAGGGAATACAAAGGAACGATCGCCGCACATTCTTTTGATATAAAACATCCGTATTAAAAGCCATAGGTTAGCGCATACAAGATGATTAGACAGTTTGCCAGTGCATGTATGCAATTATCCCGGTTCTTTCGCGTCTCAAACCAGGAATGCCTTATTTGATCCGAATTACATTCACAATAAATATATTCTATTGTTTGCGCTTGTTAAATTTTGTTCTGTCGTTTCGGTCACCGCCGTTGTCAACACATTTATTATTAAGATAGTTTTCATTTTATGTATTCTGATGGGTTCGCATTCGCATGCGTTTGGGTCCTACTTTAAAGTACAGTGAATAACTACACTTTACAACTACTACGCTGCATGCTAACCAGTTAATTATTTTAGATATGAACCATCTGGTACATCACTGTTTTCTAGCGTTTTTATGCGCGTATACGAAACGATGAACAGAACAGTAAATATGCATGCCTTCATAAGTGCTGATGGCTGATGGAGGGGTCCCAGAAGACCTCCTTCTGCAAACAAGCACCATGATGGCCACAGTGACGGCCATAAGGACAATGATGGAGCAGCAGATCGGCACGATGATGGACAAGCTGCGATACCGCGGACTGCCGCTGTCCCGTCCAGCCTCAGATATTTTGTCCGGCTCCAAGGGATCTGCAAAACATGCGCAGAAAAGGTACAACGTGTGGTTAACAAGAAGAGCGCGGATGATTTGCGCTATTTTGAACAGGCTACTACGTCTATTTCGGTCGTTTCGAATTCACATTTAACGAATAGTCTTGTTCTCATTGTCCGGGCTACCTCAGGGGCTGAAAGATCTTTAGTAACTGGCATCGCTGACTAACTTCTCTAAACGCAGAAAAGAGTACGAGACAAGATAAACTGATCTGTAAACTCAGTTGTACTCCTTGTGTAGAGTAGGCATATTAGGGCTTGCTGACCTAATACGATGATGTATATTACTTATAAATCTACCTTATTTGGGTGACCGAAGCGTCACGTACAATGCGACAATTTGTAAGGAACACCCGTCACTCTGCATTCGCATTCAACGAGGCACACTGTGACACTTGCAGCAGAGTAACATGTATTcctagcaacaacaacaacaaaaaatcgaTATCAAGAGGAAGTGATGTGGCGCGTTCCACTCACTTCCTGCAAGCGTCAGCGTGGCGACGGTGTACTCGGCTTTGGTGGAGCCTGCGCTGTTGTAGGCGACCACGAGGACCTGGTACCAAGTTCCAGGCGCCAAGTCACCGAGGATCACAACGTCTCGGTCGGGGAGCACTCGCGACGACAGCAGCGTCCAGTCTAGTTCGTCACGTGGCCGGTACTGAACGAGGAAGTGGCTAATGGGGCAACCACCATCACGCCAGGCGGCCAGCACCAAGCCAAGACTGGTCACGTTGGGTAGTACGGCCGCCTTTGGTGAGGGAGCCTGGGGTGCTACAGGGAACGCAAGCGAGTCATACCGTAGCCGGGCACGCTGTACAGGTGCTTTGAAAGGCGTTTGTTACCACTCTTTCTGTCACTAATAAATCAACGAGATAACATATTTCGACAGCCTTTGTAAACTGTGACCATATCAAGCGTTTTCAGAATCTCGAACAGGCCTGTAGCAATGCCTCAACTTCAACGACGTGCAATCCGTTTAATTATTGGCAACATAGAGCACCAGTGCACGCCGCAGCCGCGCAGTGACTATGGCACCATGTACCGTACGTCAGACTGTCAAATAAGAGCGCTCGTAGCGTAAGCTGATGATGTAACGTGATTATGTAAATGATTTAACAGACAACGCCAGAGAAGGCAGTAATGTAAGTGTACCGCATATGCCATCTTGCAATAGAGGAGATAAATAGAGTCGCTGCATTCTCTTTGAACACTTCGACCGTAAGAATACGTTCGTTGAACAATCTGCTTTTAATAAAGAGCTTGATCACTCTCTTTCGATGACATTGCTGCCATAGCGCTCAATAAAACATCAGAATTAATAGTAATAAAAAAAGATTTGAAGATATAGCCTCAGCGAGAAGCCACAATAAAAATACTTCAATTTAAAACTCTTGCAAGGTTAACCACCTATACATTTTTATCCAACATGTCAGCGACATTTAGAAAGGAATCTAGGTATAATTCCTGTCAGCAGGCATTGAATACTTGCGCACGTGGAGCCCGACCAATAAGTATGTTGATTTTTAATATTTGCGTAAAAAATATAATTCATACAATTTCGGCGTTTAAGATGGCAAACGTTTCGCTCAAAAAATGTGTGCTTGTCTGAGATCACGTGCCACGTAATCGTTTGATACAGGCTGCACGTAAATTTGTGCGCGTACATGGATGTGCACGTACGAAACGCTTTTGCATCCTTGACAGATATTTCGCAATGGCTAGTGCAGGGTTGAAATTGCCAGGGGCTGACATAGCTCCTCAACGAGGGTGACAGCGATATGATCCATCATACCCGTACAGAATACTACACGCATCATTTTCTATGAGCGTGCAGCCAGACAGTCGCTCGAATGAGCCGCGTGAAACACTCTACTTATTTGTGACTTACCTGTTCCCTCCGTTTTGACTTGCAGCAACTCTTCGGGTTCGCTGCGTCCGTTGCGGTTGAAGCTGAGCACAGACAGTGAATAGGTGCTGCCACACTGCAAGCCTTCAAAGAGGTAGCTGCCCTTGTCGGGAGTTATAGAAACTTCGCTCCACTCGAGTCCTTCCTGTGTGCGGTAGCGGGCAACGTAGCCTGCGCAGCCACGCGAAACAAAACGTAGGTGATGCTTACGTAATAAGATATGCGACAGGTAGTGAACGTAGTTATACGAGATTTGAATTAGCACGCGCTCGCTCGGTGCATACATTAATCGCAGGGCAGATAACTAACATCTAGTAGCAGTGAAGTATATAACCTCAAAAGCTAAAATGACCCTTGTGACTTTTAGAATGTGGGTTAGCACCATTTTCTAAATATCTAACGAACCCGTTACTATATTTTCCCGTTAATCGCCGTTCGGCGACAAAGAAATCGCAGGAGTTGTATGTTCATTTTCTCTTCATCCATAACTCAATACCTCATACGGGCTGTATGACCTTAGGTCTTGTTTTTTGCGCACGTTTAGAATTGAAATCTTGAACCTATTAAACATGGAAACAAGGCTGCACCAGGCATGGATATAAATCTTCACAAAACGCATTTAGATAGCATTGTGGGGAATTACATGAAATGGAGAGATAATTAGGTAGTTTGCAAGAATTAACATATGTAGAGGCAGCAGCAGCATAAAGAGCGATTGTTTATTCTACACGCAGTCGGTCAGCCAGATCACTGCTATCCCTAGAGCTATGCTTTGTTATACGCTCCCAGACAAACCTTGGTAATTCTGTATTAACTTTTTGAAGTCAGCATTTgccttctttattattttttctcttCATGCAAGTGCTATTGTCTTTGGATCTATGCTTAATAACGTCGTCCTCGAATATCTGGCTACGCGGCGAACTTCCACAAACTAGTACATCGGAAGAATAGGCGTGCGTGTTTTAGCCGTGCGGCATCCAGGAATGTCTGAGCGCAGGTGCAGCACGCCCTACTGAAGGAGTCTAACGCGGAGCAACCGCTCGATATTTTCGACGCTGCGAAAACAAGGCAGCAGCGACACACACTCTGGCACCCAGCGCGTCGTATACGATGAGAAGGTTTTGACGACGCGACTCGTAGGCGAGTGTATAGTGCATAGGCTTGTTAGCCAGATGCCCCCCGCAGTTTTCGCGCTTCCAGACTTTCACTCGCCTAGGCATAATGTTTATGATATCTCGAGTAAACCGATTCAATGGGCTAAAACAACACTTCAGAGCTCTTCTATTTGCTCCGCGTAATCCCTTAAATATGTACAAATAGAAATATTTTGCGTGTTCTTTATGTGGGTGGTTCTTTTAATGGGAATACTCTCAAGATATAACGAGAGACTGCGCAATATTTCTTCAGTGGCTTACaactgaaagaaaagaaaaaaaaaaggctccatCTAGTGAGCTGTTGCATTGACGCTGTACCACACGATTGTCAGCGACCGCGCGCggaataatagattctattagGTTTCGTTGAATGCACTAATAGGTTGCCCTCTTATGCTAAATAAATGAAACACGGAAATTCAGCACGTGAGAGCTGTATAATTAAGTATACAACATGCCAAGCTCAACTTCTGCCATGCATATATATTGTTTATTTGCCTTCATTGCTTCACTTACTGAGTCTTTTGCGCGCCTTTTAATAGAATTTGAACATTTGTGACGATACATTAAACCAAACAAATTTTGTTTGAAGTTTGGCTACATGAAGCTCTGCGGTGCAGCGAACGATTCAGGCTGAACTAATATTCAAATGAGCACATCATTACACGCTGAAAAAAACCCGAATCTTGTGTCTGAAGGATATAAATGCAAACCTCTTAAACTCAATTTTTTCCTAACTTGTCGAGTTCCAATAACTCGTGATTTTACTGTAATGCATTAGGTGCGATGTTCATCAAGCGAGTTAGCCAGACTAACCTTCGACGACTTCTTTTCCCTCGTCTTGTGGCGTCCAGGAAAGTTCGATTGAATCTTTCGATCTAGACGTCACGGTCACAAGGGGCGGTGGGGGTGGATCTGTATAAAACGATCATGTTTACCGCTCTTTTAGCAATAAGAAGAAGTTGCACGAATAGGTCTTTTAGATATTTTAAGGATTGTGAGACACCAGCCGTGATTCCGTAAATCTACAAGCACTAACGCTGTGACAGTACTTAATCGGTCATCAGCAGCAGCACTTTGAAATGTGTCGTTTTATAAATGGTAATTTTTAAACAGGAATTGtacattaaaaacaaaaaaaaaactcaaattaTGTGCTTCTTTATATATCTGTATTATATTTCATCGAAGAAGAAAATATATGACAAGCCATAAGTCGTTTATGTTGTGTCTTCGTTTACCTTGTTTAGCTAACTATATCGATTAGCTCTGGTAAAATATTTATTTAATCTTATGAAACAGCGTTACCGCGCTTTCGTCGATTCCATTTATCGGCTGTTACAGCAAATATTACTTGCACAACCATAGGACACACAGTCACCTACAGAATGAACGCGGGGTGAGAATATTGCGTAAGGCATGTATTTCACCAAATACATCGAAATATTACCGATAAAAATACGTCTAAACTACTGCCATGCAGTTCTGCAGGCAGTGCTTTGCGTAGCTCGGCTGACTGTATTACGCAACCATTTAGAAGATAATTCCGAACAGGACCAAAGTTAATTGAAAATATTGCGTGAAATGTGTGTCGGAACAATatacagtgtgcatttgaaagtAAATAAGCGTGCGCCTAAAATACAGGAGTTACTAAAGCACAATAAATGCGTCTCTTCATCCCCTTAAAGAAGATACACTAACCTTGCTCGTGCGTCTGCACCATGATCTCGTCGGAGAGAGGACCCGCTCCTTTGTCGTTGTAGGCTTGCACCACCACGGCGTAGGCAGTGGCCCGCTGTAGGTTATCCACAACACATCGCGTGAACGGGTTGCCAGGCGAAGATGAAGATCCTGTGACAGTCTTGAAGACGTACGGCTCGGTGGAACCGTGCACACGGTAGCCCACATAATATCCTTGGATTTCACCATACTGCAGGTGCACTGGCGGCGGCTGTGGCACGTTGATTCGCAGATTGAAAAGAAGAACGAAGCGTGCGGGATTCAAAAGAAGGAATTCATTAATTGCACACTTGCTGCTTTCCTGATCAGTATATTGCCTGTCACGCGTGTTAGTGCATTTGATTAATTCTACAGACAACGTAGTTTCAACAAAATCACTAGGGTAGCACATTGAATTTCCGCACTTTCGACAAACATCGAAACAGTCAATACGGATTGCCGCGAAATGCGCAGTTACACCAAAGCAAGCGAATTATTTCTTATAATGTATATTCTCATATTTGTGGAGATGTCCTCGCGAATACACCCGGTATTTTGACATTGGAGAGCTTTACAATACTGGATACTTGTGAAGCAACAAGCAACTACGTTATTCTTGAAGGGAAGCTCCCTGTCCCTGCAATAAATTATTCTCAATGGTCCCGCGTTACA
This window of the Rhipicephalus sanguineus isolate Rsan-2018 chromosome 2, BIME_Rsan_1.4, whole genome shotgun sequence genome carries:
- the LOC125757161 gene encoding uncharacterized protein LOC125757161 isoform X2, whose translation is MCEDLKMDSLIMSELEKPHGGCGGGDAGSREYYPSPYASSKLPDISRRGSEGDDGDEPCPRAMAAAGVSMSPYASARMVEHTYDVPQHPRDGSKSHAFKSELKHSLCNDKLQNHIEMCKKEQYYQRLAGKGRPSAYGYSGCQEPINHSSGTAYRWSEPGESDRPDRWCLSERDLHLSAFHTPCTGGNLPEFNEMSDTECDRDLERLEQEMKYRSSLQRHSLYASVQ
- the LOC125757161 gene encoding uncharacterized protein LOC125757161 isoform X1; protein product: MCEDLKMDSLIMSELEKPHGGCGGGDAGSREYYPSPYASSKLPDISRRGSEGDDGDEPCPRAMAAAGVSMSPYASARMVEHTYDVPQHPRDGSKSHAFKSELKHSLCNDKLQNHIEMCKKEQYYQRLAGKGRPSAYGYSGCQEPINHSSGTAYRWSEPGESDRPDRWCLSERDLHLSAFHTPCTGGNLPEFNEMSDTECDRDLERLEQAEMKYRSSLQRHSLYASVQ